One Orcinus orca chromosome 7, mOrcOrc1.1, whole genome shotgun sequence genomic window carries:
- the B3GNT7 gene encoding UDP-GlcNAc:betaGal beta-1,3-N-acetylglucosaminyltransferase 7 → MSLWKRTIYKSVCLSLALLVAVTVFQRSLTPSQFLQEPLLPTLGLQKAQKPSGHLVNPDSFWKNPKDAVTLTPMVSRGPQAWDVTTTNCSANVNLTHQPWFQGLEPHFQQFLFYRHCRYFPMLLNHPEKCSGDVYLLVVVKSVITQHDRREAIRQTWGREQESAGRGRGAVHTLFLLGTASKQEERAHYQQLLAYEDRIYGDILQWDFLDSFFNLTLKEIHFLKWLDIYCPDVRFIFKGDDDVFVNPTNLLEFLADRRPQEDLFVGDVLQHARPIRRKDNKYYIPGALYSQASYPPYAGGGGFLMAGGLARRLHHACDTLELYPIDDVFLGMCLEVLGVRPTAHEGFKTFGISRNRNSRMNKEPCFFRSMLVVHKLLPTELLAMWGLVHGNLTCSRKLQVL, encoded by the exons ATGTCTCTGTG GAAGAGAACCATCTACAAGAGTGTGTGCCTGTCGCTGGCCCTGCTTGTGGCTGTAACAGTATTCCAGCGCAGTCTGACCCCCAGCCAGTTTCTGCAGGAGCCCCTGCTACCCACCCTCGGGTTACAGAAGGCCCAGAAACCAAGTGGACACCTGGTGAACCCTGACAGCTTCTGGAAGAACCCGAAGGATGCGGTCACCCTCACACCCATGGTTTCACGGGGGCCCCAGGCCTGGGATGTGACCACCACTAACTGCTCAGCCAATGTAAACTTGACCCACCAGCCCTGGTTCCAGGGCCTGGAGCCACACTTCCAGCAGTTTCTGTTCTATCGGCACTGCCGATACTTCCCCATGCTGCTGAACCATCCAGAGAAGTGCAGCGGCGACGTCTATCTCCTGGTGGTTGTCAAGTCCGTCATCACACAGCATGACCGCCGCGAGGCCATCCGCCAGACCTGGGGCCGCGAGCAGGAGTCGGCGGGCCGGGGCCGCGGCGCCGTGCACACCCTCTTCCTGCTGGGTACAGCCTCCAAGCAGGAGGAGAGGGCCCACTACCAGCAGCTGCTGGCCTACGAGGACCGCATCTATGGGGACATCCTGCAGTGGGACTTTCTTGACAGCTTCTTCAACCTGACCCTCAAGGAGATCCACTTCCTCAAGTGGCTTGACATCTACTGCCCCGATGTACGCTTCATCTTCAAGGGCGACGATGACGTCTTCGTCAACCCCACCAACCTGCTGGAATTTCTGGCTGACCGGCGGCCCCAGGAAGACCTGTTTGTGGGTGACGTCCTTCAGCACGCTCGGCCCATCCGCAGGAAGGATAACAAATACTACATCCCCGGGGCCCTGTACAGCCAGGCCAGCTACCCGCCGTACGCAGGCGGAGGGGGCTTCCTTATGGCCGGGGGCCTGGCCCGGCGCCTGCACCACGCTTGCGACACCCTGGAGCTTTACCCCATCGACGACGTCTTCCTGGGCATGTGCCTGGAGGTGCTGGGTGTGCGGCCCACGGCCCACGAGGGCTTCAAGACGTTTGGCATCTCGCGGAACCGCAACAGCCGCATGAACAAGGAGCCCTGCTTCTTCCGCTCCATGCTCGTCGTGCACAAGCTGCTGCCCACCGAGCTGCTTGCCATGTGGGGTCTGGTGCACGGCAACCTCACTTGCTCCCGCAAGCTCCAGGTGCTCTGA